Proteins encoded in a region of the Vicia villosa cultivar HV-30 ecotype Madison, WI unplaced genomic scaffold, Vvil1.0 ctg.001800F_1_1, whole genome shotgun sequence genome:
- the LOC131636639 gene encoding probable pre-mRNA-splicing factor ATP-dependent RNA helicase DEAH9 isoform X2, giving the protein MQDETVLKFVTDGVLLREMMNDPLLTKYSVIMVDEAHERSISTDILLGLLKKIQRRRPELRLIIASATIEAKSMADFFRPRKKRREPENEENGLKVEPAILSVEGRGFNVQINFAEEPFHDYVQAAVSTVLSIHERESTGDILVFLTGQDDIDAAAHLLNEDIQTNRKHSGLVVLPLYSGLPRADQELVFSPTPRGKRKVVISTNIAETSLTLEGIVYVVDSGFSKQRFYNPVSDIENLVVAPISRASARQRAGRAGRVRPGKCYRLYTEEYFLSHMSTEGIPEIQRSNLVSCVIQLKALGIDNILGFDWPASPSPESMIRALEVLYSLAILDDDAKLTSPTGFQIAEIPLEPMISKMIIASSQLGCSEEILTIAAALSVQSIWISGRGIQKESDEAKLRFAAAEGDHVTFLNVYKGFHLSRKSSQWCHKHFVNYHAMKKVVEVREQLRRIAQRIGLVLKSCDSDMQVVKKAVTAGFFANACRLEPYSPDGMYKTLRGSEEVYIHPSSVLFRVNPKWVIFNSLVSTDRKYMRNVMTIDPSWLLEAAPHFYQLQKPNLLH; this is encoded by the exons A TGCAGGATGAAACAGTTTTAAAATTTGTAACCGATGGGGTGCTCCTGAGGGAGATGATGAATGATcctcttttgacaaaatatag TGTTATAATGGTGGATGAAGCTCATGAAAGGTCTATTTCAACTGACATCTTGCTTGGACTATTGAAAAAG ATCCAACGGCGCCGACCAGAGTTGCGATTAATTATTGCATCTGCTACTATTGAAGCCAAATCAATGGCCGACTTCTTCCGCCCAAG AAAAAAGCGTCGAGAACCTGAAAATGAGGAGAATGGACTAAAAGTTGAACCTGCAATCTTATCAGTCGAG GGAAGAGGCTTCAATGTACAAATTAATTTTGCTGAGGAACCCTTCCATGACTATGTTCAAGCTGCTGTTTCAACAGTACTCTCCATCCATGAGCGG GAATCCACAGGAGATATTCTAGTATTCCTTACCGGTCAAGATGATATTGATGCTGCTGCTCATTTACTCAATGAAGACATTCAAACTAATCGAAAGCACTCAG GATTGGTTGTTTTGCCTCTCTATTCAGGACTCCCACGTGCTGATCAG gagTTAGTGTTTTCTCCAACTCCTAGAGGAAAGAGGAAAGTGGTAATTTCTACTAATATAGCAGAGACGTCGCTCACATTGGAG GGCATTGTCTATGTTGTTGATAGTGGATTCTCAAAACAGCGGTTCTACAATCCG GTCTCTGATATTGAAAATCTGGTTGTGGCACCAATTTCTAGGGCTTCTGCTAGACAAAGAGCTGGTAGGGCTGGACGAGTTCGACCAGGAAAGTGTTACAG GCTATACACAGAAGAATATTTTCTTAGCCACATGTCTACTGAGGGAATTCCAGAGATACAGAGATCTAATCTTGTCTCCTGTGTAATCCAG TTAAAGGCTTTGGGAATTGATAATATATTGGGATTTGACTGGCCAGCATCTCCATCACCTGAATCAATGATCCGAGCACTGGAAGTTCTCTACTCACTTGCGATCTTGGATGATGATGCCAAGCTTACTTCACCAACTGGATTTCAAATTGCAGAAATTCCACTT GAGCCTATGATCTCAAAAATGATAATAGCTTCTAGTCAACTCGGATGCTCAGAGGAGATACTCACAATTGCTGCGGCACTTTCCGTTCAA TCTATCTGGATCTCAGGGAGAGGGATACAAAAGGAATCAGATGAAGCAAAATTGAGATTTGCTGCTGCCGAG GGTGACCATGTAACATTTCTAAATGTCTACAAAGGTTTTCATCTGTCTCGGAAATCATCACAGTGGTGTCACAAGCATTTTGTGAACTACCATGCCATG AAAAAGGTTGTTGAAGTTAGAGAACAACTCAGAAGAATTGCACAGAGGATAGGCTTAGTCTTAAAATCTTGCGACAGTGATATGCAGGTTGTTAAGAAAGCGGTTACTGCTGGCTTTTTTGCTAATGCATGTCGTCTTGAG CCATACAGTCCTGATGGGATGTACAAGACGCTAAGAGGATCAGAAGAAGTATATATTCACCCATCGTCAGTGCTATTCAG AGTAAATCCAAAGTGGGTTATATTCAATTCTCTAGTATCAACTGATCGGAAATATATGCGCAATGTGATGACAATAGATCCATCATGGCTATTGGAGGCTGCTCCTCACTTCTACCAGTTGCAGAAACCTAATCTTCTTCACTAA
- the LOC131636639 gene encoding probable pre-mRNA-splicing factor ATP-dependent RNA helicase DEAH9 isoform X1 gives MAQFWKPGTEKPDAQVVDDEEGGVLFLPGSNSLSSSGYGYASIEKQRQRLPVYKYRTAILYLVETHATTIIVGETGSGKTTQIPQYLIEAGWAAGGRLIACTQPRRLAVQAVSSRVAQEMGVKLGDQVGYTIRFEDVTKQDETVLKFVTDGVLLREMMNDPLLTKYSVIMVDEAHERSISTDILLGLLKKIQRRRPELRLIIASATIEAKSMADFFRPRKKRREPENEENGLKVEPAILSVEGRGFNVQINFAEEPFHDYVQAAVSTVLSIHERESTGDILVFLTGQDDIDAAAHLLNEDIQTNRKHSGLVVLPLYSGLPRADQELVFSPTPRGKRKVVISTNIAETSLTLEGIVYVVDSGFSKQRFYNPVSDIENLVVAPISRASARQRAGRAGRVRPGKCYRLYTEEYFLSHMSTEGIPEIQRSNLVSCVIQLKALGIDNILGFDWPASPSPESMIRALEVLYSLAILDDDAKLTSPTGFQIAEIPLEPMISKMIIASSQLGCSEEILTIAAALSVQSIWISGRGIQKESDEAKLRFAAAEGDHVTFLNVYKGFHLSRKSSQWCHKHFVNYHAMKKVVEVREQLRRIAQRIGLVLKSCDSDMQVVKKAVTAGFFANACRLEPYSPDGMYKTLRGSEEVYIHPSSVLFRVNPKWVIFNSLVSTDRKYMRNVMTIDPSWLLEAAPHFYQLQKPNLLH, from the exons ATGGCGCAATTCTGGAAGCCAGGGACAGAAAAGCCCGATGCTCAGGTGGTAGACGACGAAGAAGGCGGTGTTCTCTTCTTACCCGGTTCcaactctctctcttcttctgGCTATGGCTACGCTAGTATCGAGAAACAGCGCCAACGGTTACCTGTCTACAAGTACCGCACCGCCATTCTCTACTTGGTCGAGACTCACGCCACCACCATCATCGTCGGCGAAACCGGTAGTGGCAAAACCACTCAAATCCCTCAG TACTTGATTGAGGCGGGTTGGGCTGCTGGTGGACGGCTTATTGCTTGTACTCAACCTAGAAGACTTGCTGTTCAG GCTGTTTCTTCTAGAGTTGCTCAAGAGATGGGAGTTAAACTTGGGGATCAAGTTGGATATACCATAAGGTTTGAAGATGTTACTAAACAA GATGAAACAGTTTTAAAATTTGTAACCGATGGGGTGCTCCTGAGGGAGATGATGAATGATcctcttttgacaaaatatag TGTTATAATGGTGGATGAAGCTCATGAAAGGTCTATTTCAACTGACATCTTGCTTGGACTATTGAAAAAG ATCCAACGGCGCCGACCAGAGTTGCGATTAATTATTGCATCTGCTACTATTGAAGCCAAATCAATGGCCGACTTCTTCCGCCCAAG AAAAAAGCGTCGAGAACCTGAAAATGAGGAGAATGGACTAAAAGTTGAACCTGCAATCTTATCAGTCGAG GGAAGAGGCTTCAATGTACAAATTAATTTTGCTGAGGAACCCTTCCATGACTATGTTCAAGCTGCTGTTTCAACAGTACTCTCCATCCATGAGCGG GAATCCACAGGAGATATTCTAGTATTCCTTACCGGTCAAGATGATATTGATGCTGCTGCTCATTTACTCAATGAAGACATTCAAACTAATCGAAAGCACTCAG GATTGGTTGTTTTGCCTCTCTATTCAGGACTCCCACGTGCTGATCAG gagTTAGTGTTTTCTCCAACTCCTAGAGGAAAGAGGAAAGTGGTAATTTCTACTAATATAGCAGAGACGTCGCTCACATTGGAG GGCATTGTCTATGTTGTTGATAGTGGATTCTCAAAACAGCGGTTCTACAATCCG GTCTCTGATATTGAAAATCTGGTTGTGGCACCAATTTCTAGGGCTTCTGCTAGACAAAGAGCTGGTAGGGCTGGACGAGTTCGACCAGGAAAGTGTTACAG GCTATACACAGAAGAATATTTTCTTAGCCACATGTCTACTGAGGGAATTCCAGAGATACAGAGATCTAATCTTGTCTCCTGTGTAATCCAG TTAAAGGCTTTGGGAATTGATAATATATTGGGATTTGACTGGCCAGCATCTCCATCACCTGAATCAATGATCCGAGCACTGGAAGTTCTCTACTCACTTGCGATCTTGGATGATGATGCCAAGCTTACTTCACCAACTGGATTTCAAATTGCAGAAATTCCACTT GAGCCTATGATCTCAAAAATGATAATAGCTTCTAGTCAACTCGGATGCTCAGAGGAGATACTCACAATTGCTGCGGCACTTTCCGTTCAA TCTATCTGGATCTCAGGGAGAGGGATACAAAAGGAATCAGATGAAGCAAAATTGAGATTTGCTGCTGCCGAG GGTGACCATGTAACATTTCTAAATGTCTACAAAGGTTTTCATCTGTCTCGGAAATCATCACAGTGGTGTCACAAGCATTTTGTGAACTACCATGCCATG AAAAAGGTTGTTGAAGTTAGAGAACAACTCAGAAGAATTGCACAGAGGATAGGCTTAGTCTTAAAATCTTGCGACAGTGATATGCAGGTTGTTAAGAAAGCGGTTACTGCTGGCTTTTTTGCTAATGCATGTCGTCTTGAG CCATACAGTCCTGATGGGATGTACAAGACGCTAAGAGGATCAGAAGAAGTATATATTCACCCATCGTCAGTGCTATTCAG AGTAAATCCAAAGTGGGTTATATTCAATTCTCTAGTATCAACTGATCGGAAATATATGCGCAATGTGATGACAATAGATCCATCATGGCTATTGGAGGCTGCTCCTCACTTCTACCAGTTGCAGAAACCTAATCTTCTTCACTAA